From a region of the Chondrinema litorale genome:
- a CDS encoding DUF5777 family beta-barrel protein has product MRKYFLIIFSIILFSKANAQDDLLEMLNEESDKIKTYVDATFKGTRLINGHSIETRKKHNLDFLISHRFGEISGGGYQFFGLDQSNVRIGFDYGLTDDFNIGIGRNSYEKTYDSYLKYRLLKQSQGAGAMPISVTLFSSVAVKTLKDVDYEEVMDFTDKMVFTHQVLIARKFSPALSLQVMPSFVHYNAITENQLRNDIFSLGAGGRIKLTKRFSLNAEYYYQFEPLTEETYNSIAIGIDIETGGHVFQLHFTNSQAMIEKGFITETYNNFFDGDIHFGFNISRTFQLGKKK; this is encoded by the coding sequence ATGAGAAAATACTTTCTAATTATATTTTCAATAATTCTGTTTTCAAAAGCAAATGCGCAAGACGATTTGCTCGAAATGCTAAATGAAGAATCTGATAAGATTAAAACTTATGTAGATGCTACTTTTAAAGGTACCAGATTGATAAATGGTCATTCAATCGAAACAAGAAAAAAGCATAATTTGGATTTCTTGATCTCTCACCGGTTTGGAGAAATTAGTGGTGGTGGTTATCAGTTTTTTGGGCTAGATCAATCAAATGTAAGAATTGGGTTTGACTATGGGTTAACTGATGATTTTAATATTGGGATTGGTAGAAATTCGTACGAAAAAACTTACGACTCATATTTGAAATATAGATTGCTTAAGCAATCTCAAGGAGCAGGAGCAATGCCAATTTCAGTTACTTTATTTTCATCTGTGGCAGTTAAAACTTTAAAGGATGTAGACTATGAAGAGGTAATGGATTTTACAGATAAAATGGTTTTTACCCATCAAGTATTGATCGCTCGTAAGTTTAGTCCAGCTTTATCATTACAAGTTATGCCTTCTTTTGTACATTACAATGCAATTACAGAAAACCAATTAAGAAATGATATTTTCTCATTAGGTGCAGGTGGTCGTATTAAATTAACAAAAAGATTCTCGCTCAATGCAGAGTATTATTATCAGTTTGAACCACTCACCGAAGAAACTTATAATTCTATAGCAATTGGAATTGATATAGAAACTGGTGGCCATGTTTTTCAACTTCATTTTACTAACAGCCAGGCAATGATCGAGAAAGGATTTATCACTGAAACATACAACAATTTTTTTGATGGTGATATACATTTTGGTTTCAATATTTCAAGAACATTTCAGCTAGGTAAGAAGAAATAA
- a CDS encoding YceI family protein: protein MKKKIILLILGLVAQTVVLAQTRLLDKEGKARFFSEAPLEDIEASTNQALGVIDTETNKVAVSILMKSFHFDKSLMEEHFNENYVESDKYPKATLTGILSEKINFDEVGKKEVLVNGELTIHGVTKQVSIPATITIQEKNVAVHTKFIIQVAEYKIKIPSVVIKNIAEEVEVTADFNFNKEETP from the coding sequence ATGAAAAAGAAGATAATATTACTGATTTTAGGCTTAGTTGCTCAAACAGTAGTTTTGGCACAAACCAGACTATTAGATAAAGAGGGTAAAGCCAGATTTTTTTCTGAAGCGCCACTCGAAGATATAGAAGCCTCAACTAATCAAGCTTTAGGTGTAATTGATACAGAAACTAATAAGGTTGCAGTATCCATCTTGATGAAAAGTTTCCATTTCGATAAGTCTTTAATGGAGGAGCATTTTAATGAAAATTATGTGGAGTCTGACAAATACCCAAAAGCTACTTTAACTGGTATTTTATCTGAGAAAATCAATTTTGATGAAGTTGGGAAAAAAGAAGTTTTGGTTAATGGTGAACTGACAATTCATGGTGTAACTAAACAAGTGAGTATTCCTGCAACCATTACGATTCAGGAGAAAAATGTAGCAGTACATACCAAATTTATTATTCAAGTAGCCGAATATAAAATTAAGATACCAAGTGTAGTAATTAAAAATATTGCCGAAGAAGTAGAAGTTACAGCTGATTTCAATTTCAATAAAGAAGAAACCCCATGA
- a CDS encoding SprB repeat-containing protein, with product MSTKIKVMNYLVKVSYKPRCGRYLFPASFPNLNLSMFFSRNLIYLLIVSCFGCQYEQLSPVSDCSSSNLALSVVGDIQGANCGVSNGGFQVEATGGDGVYEYAIDDSFQTSGQFSNLSAGTYEVMVSDGNNCTSTVLVSIQNVDGINISLDVDDTGCGSTNGSIIVNATGGETPYTYSLNDASAVSSNTFNNLAAGEYTITATDNVGCVITQTVTLTTGVSYNATIDNIISSNCATSNCHGGNVSPNLSSLSNIQQNAGRIKAQTGSGSMPPSGKLSQTQIDAIACWVDDGAQNN from the coding sequence ATGAGTACAAAAATTAAAGTAATGAATTATCTAGTTAAAGTTTCCTATAAACCAAGATGCGGGAGATATTTATTTCCCGCTTCTTTCCCTAACCTCAATCTCTCCATGTTTTTTTCTCGAAATTTAATCTATTTATTAATAGTGTCTTGCTTTGGCTGTCAATATGAACAACTAAGCCCTGTATCAGATTGTAGTAGTTCTAATTTAGCTCTGTCAGTTGTTGGTGATATTCAAGGTGCCAACTGCGGTGTTTCTAATGGTGGTTTCCAAGTAGAAGCAACTGGTGGCGATGGTGTTTACGAATATGCAATTGATGATAGCTTTCAAACATCTGGTCAATTTTCTAACCTAAGTGCAGGTACTTATGAAGTAATGGTATCTGATGGTAACAATTGTACTTCCACTGTTTTAGTAAGTATTCAAAATGTAGATGGAATCAATATTTCATTAGATGTTGATGATACTGGATGTGGTTCAACGAATGGTTCTATTATAGTAAATGCTACTGGTGGAGAAACACCATATACATATAGTTTAAATGATGCATCTGCTGTATCAAGCAATACCTTTAATAATCTTGCTGCTGGTGAATATACTATTACTGCCACAGACAATGTAGGTTGTGTAATAACTCAGACAGTAACTTTAACTACTGGAGTTAGCTACAATGCTACTATTGATAACATCATCTCATCTAATTGCGCAACAAGTAATTGCCACGGAGGTAATGTAAGTCCAAATCTTAGCTCTCTGTCTAATATTCAACAGAATGCAGGTAGAATAAAAGCACAAACTGGATCAGGTTCAATGCCACCAAGCGGCAAATTATCCCAAACCCAAATAGATGCTATTGCTTGTTGGGTAGACGATGGTGCGCAGAATAATTAA
- a CDS encoding COG4315 family predicted lipoprotein, with protein MKKQIRYSILTYIMLSLLLLSACKDDDDDVTPDETSSSINLSSNGTLGSILVDGDGKTLYFFTKDTDGTSKCAGGCLDFWPIYYVENPEIGNGLDAVDFGEITRDDGEKQTTYKGWPLYYYSSTGDGATESAGATNGEAVNNVWFVAKPDYSIMLANAQLVGADGVNYTSDYTEGDSETQYFVDAAGRTLYIFINDSKDKNNFTAEDFSNDGVWPIFYDDIASLPSTLNVSDFGTIDVYGEQQLTYKGWPLYYFGQDTERGDNKGISFPAPGVWPIVNTDTEQAEEAPTVKITDDDTFGEIITDAVGNSLYYFTKDADGSSNCTGGCLNVWPIFYNEDIIIESGSNLDEDDFGTITLADGVTMQTTYKGWPLYYYSPTADGEIEDTGEVLGDGVNNVWYVAKESYSLMIADAQLVGHDGKNYTGDYEEGEGVTKYFTDAAGNTIYIFINDTKDTNNFTAEDFSNNGVWPIFYTEINELPSGMDKSDFGEILVYGEKQLTFRGWPLYYFGQDENRGENKGISFPSPGVWPIVNNNLNLAE; from the coding sequence ATGAAAAAGCAAATACGATATTCAATATTAACCTATATAATGCTCAGTCTACTTTTATTAAGTGCTTGTAAAGACGATGACGATGATGTTACTCCTGATGAAACTTCATCATCAATAAACCTTTCTAGCAATGGAACATTAGGTAGTATTCTGGTAGATGGAGATGGAAAAACCTTATATTTCTTTACAAAAGATACAGATGGAACAAGCAAATGCGCTGGCGGTTGTTTAGATTTTTGGCCTATATATTATGTAGAAAATCCTGAAATTGGCAATGGTCTCGATGCGGTTGACTTTGGTGAGATAACCAGAGACGATGGCGAAAAGCAAACCACTTATAAAGGTTGGCCACTTTACTATTATTCATCTACTGGCGATGGAGCTACAGAATCAGCAGGTGCAACTAATGGAGAAGCTGTAAATAATGTGTGGTTTGTTGCTAAACCAGATTACTCAATTATGTTGGCAAATGCTCAACTTGTTGGCGCAGATGGTGTAAACTATACAAGTGATTATACAGAAGGAGATTCCGAGACTCAGTATTTTGTAGATGCAGCAGGTCGCACACTATATATATTTATAAATGACTCGAAAGACAAAAATAATTTTACTGCCGAAGATTTTAGTAATGACGGTGTTTGGCCAATTTTTTATGATGACATCGCATCATTGCCGAGTACTTTAAATGTTAGTGATTTTGGAACTATAGATGTGTATGGTGAACAACAACTTACTTACAAAGGCTGGCCATTATATTATTTTGGTCAAGATACAGAAAGAGGAGATAATAAAGGGATTAGTTTTCCTGCACCGGGAGTTTGGCCAATTGTAAATACAGATACCGAACAAGCAGAAGAAGCCCCAACTGTAAAAATTACTGATGATGATACTTTTGGTGAAATCATAACTGATGCAGTAGGTAATAGTCTTTATTACTTTACCAAAGATGCTGATGGAAGTAGCAATTGCACAGGTGGTTGTTTAAATGTCTGGCCAATTTTTTACAACGAAGATATCATCATTGAATCAGGTTCAAATTTGGACGAAGACGACTTTGGAACAATCACTTTAGCAGATGGCGTAACAATGCAAACCACCTATAAAGGTTGGCCACTCTATTATTACTCTCCAACTGCAGATGGTGAAATTGAAGATACTGGTGAAGTATTAGGTGACGGAGTTAATAATGTATGGTATGTCGCAAAAGAAAGTTACAGCTTAATGATCGCCGATGCGCAGTTAGTTGGTCACGATGGTAAAAACTATACTGGTGATTATGAAGAAGGCGAAGGAGTAACAAAGTACTTTACAGATGCTGCTGGTAATACTATCTATATTTTCATCAACGATACTAAAGATACCAACAACTTTACAGCAGAAGATTTTAGCAACAATGGAGTATGGCCAATATTCTATACAGAAATAAATGAACTTCCTTCTGGTATGGATAAATCTGACTTCGGTGAAATTCTCGTATATGGAGAAAAGCAGCTAACATTTAGAGGCTGGCCACTTTATTACTTCGGTCAAGATGAGAACAGAGGTGAGAATAAAGGAATTAGTTTTCCATCTCCAGGTGTGTGGCCAATTGTAAATAATAATCTAAATCTGGCTGAATAA